Proteins from a genomic interval of Chionomys nivalis chromosome 7, mChiNiv1.1, whole genome shotgun sequence:
- the Fam104a gene encoding protein FAM104A isoform X1: MGGRGGDAGSRGGTGRPEGYSAPAASTRAAARAQARGGGRGGRRNTTPSVRCRRGAAPPRRSPSPAAMSERLRPRKRRRNGNDDDNHLPPQTKRSSRNPIFQDSWDTESSSSDSGGSSSNSSINSPDRASGPESSLSQIIPGSCPSTPQPVLPEQSALCQGPYFHINQTLKEAHFHSLQHRGRPLT, translated from the exons ATGGGGGGGCGCGGAGGAGACGCCGGAAGTCGCGGTGGTACGGGTCGGCCTGAGGGGTACTCAGCGCCCGCAGCCTCTACCCGCGCGGCGGCCAGAGCCCAAGCCCGTGGGGGTGGGCGTGGCGGTCGCCGGAACACAACTCCGTCCGTTCGCTGTCGGCGCGGGGCGGCGCCGCCGCGTCGCTCGCCTTCACCAGCGGCCATGAGCGAGCGCCTCCGCCCCAG gaaaaggagaagaaatggcaATGATGATGACAACCACCTCCCACCCCAGACCAAAAGAAGCAGTAGGAACCCCATCTTCCAGGACTCCTGGGACACAGAG tcttcGAGCAGCGACAGCGGTgggagcagcagcaacagcagcatcaACAGCCCGGACAGGGCCAGTGGGCCAGAGAGCAGCTTGAGCCAGATCATCCCTGGATCCTGCCCCAGCACCCCCCAGCCGGTGCTGCCCGAGCAGTCTGCACTGTGCCAAGGTCCTTACTTCCATATCAATCAGACCCTGAAGGAGGCCCATTTTCACAGCCTACAGCACCGAGGCCGGCCTCTGACATGA
- the Fam104a gene encoding protein FAM104A isoform X2 gives MGGRGGDAGSRGGTGRPEGYSAPAASTRAAARAQARGGGRGGRRNTTPSVRCRRGAAPPRRSPSPAAMSERLRPRTPGTQSLRAATAVGAAATAASTARTGPVGQRAA, from the exons ATGGGGGGGCGCGGAGGAGACGCCGGAAGTCGCGGTGGTACGGGTCGGCCTGAGGGGTACTCAGCGCCCGCAGCCTCTACCCGCGCGGCGGCCAGAGCCCAAGCCCGTGGGGGTGGGCGTGGCGGTCGCCGGAACACAACTCCGTCCGTTCGCTGTCGGCGCGGGGCGGCGCCGCCGCGTCGCTCGCCTTCACCAGCGGCCATGAGCGAGCGCCTCCGCCCCAG GACTCCTGGGACACAGAG tcttcGAGCAGCGACAGCGGTgggagcagcagcaacagcagcatcaACAGCCCGGACAGGGCCAGTGGGCCAGAGAGCAGCTTGA